In Sphingobacterium sp. PCS056, the following proteins share a genomic window:
- a CDS encoding catalase, producing MKKNKTEDYTTKPVDNKKVQSLQPHIADASGQQMTTDHGLLINDDQNSLKAGERGATLLEDFILREKLTHFDHERIPERIVHARGSGAHGVFKLYKPLNKVTKAVFLNDTEVETPVFVRFSTVAGSKGSTDLARDVRGFAVKFYTEQGNFDLVGNNMPVFFIQDAMKFPDLVHAVKPEPDNEIPQAASAHDTFWDFISLMPESTHMIMWLMSDRAIPRSYRMMEGFGVHTFRLINEKGVASFVKFHWKPLLGVHSVAWDEAQNISGKDPDFHRRDLWEAIESGAFPEWELGVQIVPEEDEFKFGIDLLDPTKIIPEELVPVERIGKMTLNRNPDNFFAETEQVAFHVGNIVPGIDFTNDPLLQGRLFSYTDTQLIRLGGPNFHEIPINRPIVPIYNNQRDGFMRQQINKGKTSYGPNALGNNDPQQVREADGGFTSYQERVDAKKIRNRSKSFFDHFSQARLFFNSQSEPEKNHMIDAFSFELGKVKTIAIRERMLGILSLVDPAIAAEVAFQLGLKVPKKIEQPINRSIPADGVVTDYQPIEVESPIARSAALSMENTVKDGIVSRKIAILAADGVDAKSLNSMKEALEDAGGFVHIIAPKLGVLLAADNSQIPVDESFLTAASVLYDAVYVPGGTNSVATLEAEANAVHFLNEAFKHCKAIAADEQALQILEATYFSQKIPDEFSEETVLSEGIVYGNKGFRLAALFIKAIAQHRFWNREKPRLVPA from the coding sequence ATGAAAAAAAATAAAACCGAAGATTATACCACCAAGCCGGTGGACAATAAAAAAGTCCAGTCGCTGCAGCCACATATAGCTGATGCCTCCGGACAACAGATGACGACCGATCATGGCTTGTTGATCAATGACGATCAAAATTCGTTAAAAGCCGGAGAACGGGGAGCTACTTTACTGGAAGATTTTATTCTTCGAGAAAAGTTGACACATTTTGATCATGAGCGCATTCCCGAACGCATTGTCCATGCAAGAGGTTCAGGCGCACATGGCGTATTTAAATTGTATAAGCCTTTGAACAAGGTTACTAAAGCTGTCTTCTTAAATGATACAGAAGTGGAAACTCCAGTATTTGTGCGTTTCTCCACCGTTGCAGGTTCCAAAGGGTCGACCGATCTCGCGCGAGATGTCAGGGGATTTGCCGTAAAATTTTATACTGAGCAAGGAAATTTTGATTTAGTGGGCAATAATATGCCCGTATTTTTTATTCAAGATGCCATGAAGTTTCCGGATTTGGTACATGCGGTCAAACCAGAACCGGACAATGAAATTCCACAAGCAGCCTCGGCACATGATACGTTTTGGGACTTCATTTCGTTAATGCCCGAGTCCACGCATATGATCATGTGGCTGATGAGTGATCGTGCCATACCGCGCAGTTACCGCATGATGGAGGGATTTGGGGTACATACCTTCCGCTTGATCAATGAAAAGGGTGTGGCCAGTTTTGTAAAATTTCATTGGAAACCGCTATTGGGGGTACATTCCGTGGCTTGGGACGAAGCCCAGAATATTTCTGGCAAGGATCCAGATTTCCATAGAAGAGATTTATGGGAAGCGATCGAAAGTGGTGCCTTTCCGGAATGGGAGCTTGGAGTCCAGATTGTACCAGAAGAAGATGAGTTTAAATTTGGAATCGATTTGTTAGATCCTACTAAAATTATTCCAGAAGAACTTGTTCCAGTTGAACGAATTGGTAAGATGACCTTGAACCGTAATCCTGACAATTTTTTCGCAGAAACGGAACAAGTTGCGTTTCATGTTGGTAATATTGTACCTGGTATTGATTTTACGAATGACCCCTTGTTGCAAGGCAGGTTATTTTCCTATACCGATACCCAGCTGATTCGACTCGGAGGACCTAATTTTCATGAAATACCGATCAATCGTCCGATCGTACCTATTTATAATAACCAGCGGGACGGCTTTATGCGCCAACAAATTAACAAAGGGAAGACGAGCTACGGACCCAATGCTTTGGGAAATAACGACCCACAGCAAGTCCGCGAGGCAGATGGTGGTTTCACCTCTTATCAGGAACGGGTTGATGCCAAGAAGATACGGAATAGAAGTAAGAGTTTTTTTGATCATTTTAGTCAAGCCCGATTATTTTTCAACAGTCAGTCCGAACCTGAAAAAAATCATATGATTGATGCTTTTAGCTTTGAGCTAGGAAAAGTAAAGACCATTGCTATCCGGGAGCGTATGCTTGGTATCTTATCCTTGGTCGATCCGGCTATTGCAGCGGAAGTGGCTTTTCAATTGGGATTAAAAGTGCCTAAAAAAATAGAGCAACCGATTAATCGAAGCATACCAGCAGATGGTGTTGTCACCGATTATCAGCCGATAGAAGTCGAATCACCAATCGCTAGATCCGCAGCATTGAGTATGGAAAATACGGTAAAAGATGGAATTGTCAGCCGTAAAATTGCGATACTTGCTGCCGATGGAGTAGATGCCAAGTCGCTCAATTCCATGAAAGAAGCCCTTGAAGATGCGGGCGGTTTCGTCCATATTATTGCACCAAAACTAGGAGTCTTACTTGCTGCAGATAACAGCCAGATTCCCGTTGACGAGAGCTTTCTTACTGCAGCCTCAGTTTTATATGATGCCGTTTATGTCCCAGGGGGCACGAATAGCGTGGCGACGTTAGAAGCTGAGGCCAATGCGGTGCATTTTCTCAATGAGGCTTTCAAGCATTGCAAGGCTATTGCTGCAGATGAACAGGCATTACAAATATTAGAAGCGACGTACTTTAGCCAAAAAATCCCCGATGAATTTTCAGAGGAAACGGTACTTTCTGAAGGAATTGTTTACGGTAATAAGGGATTTAGACTTGCGGCGCTCTTTATCAAAGCAATCGCACAACACCGTTTCTGGAATCGTGAAAAGCCACGTTTAGTTCCAGCGTAG
- a CDS encoding DUF6266 family protein, with the protein MGTIVHGANGGFKGKAGSVIGSSWKSINYIKGLYKKRSKPSSEQQMVQQEKFKTLMRFLLPINVFLQIGFGRKNMEKVTPINAAFQFNLKKAIRGTYPNFELDYAKVSISDGTLYGAGTLGVLYTAGELSFTWDTGVSENFKTYGDDLVYVLAYHPEKDEFMSTPNPGTRANGEINFIVSDHLQTGSVHTWIFLSNRSKTRVSKSVYLGEVQLD; encoded by the coding sequence ATGGGAACAATTGTACATGGAGCAAATGGTGGCTTTAAGGGTAAAGCCGGCTCCGTAATAGGAAGTAGCTGGAAAAGTATCAACTACATCAAGGGTCTTTATAAAAAAAGATCCAAGCCCTCGTCTGAACAGCAGATGGTGCAGCAGGAAAAATTCAAAACATTGATGCGTTTTCTACTGCCGATCAATGTCTTTTTGCAGATCGGGTTCGGTCGTAAAAATATGGAAAAAGTAACGCCAATCAATGCGGCTTTTCAGTTTAATCTCAAAAAAGCGATCAGGGGGACTTACCCCAACTTTGAACTTGACTATGCCAAGGTCAGCATCTCGGACGGTACGCTGTATGGTGCAGGGACGCTAGGTGTCCTGTACACCGCAGGTGAACTCAGCTTCACCTGGGATACGGGTGTCAGCGAGAACTTCAAGACCTATGGCGACGACCTGGTGTACGTATTGGCTTACCATCCGGAAAAAGATGAATTTATGTCGACTCCGAATCCGGGGACGCGAGCCAATGGGGAAATCAACTTTATCGTTTCGGATCATCTGCAGACAGGTTCGGTCCACACCTGGATTTTCTTGTCCAACCGGTCGAAAACCAGAGTATCCAAAAGTGTGTATCTGGGAGAGGTACAGCTCGACTAA
- a CDS encoding ankyrin repeat domain-containing protein, with translation MTQMTEITLHAARIGNLEVLQELIRQNIDVNCRDEKGFTPLIIACYNNRKDAAKLLLDAGADVNAQDNGGNTALMGVAFKGYVEIATLLIGYGADLDLQHGNGGTALMFAAMFGRNDVLQLLLESGAQKDIVDVRGLSVLELAAQQGNERAIAILEA, from the coding sequence ATGACTCAAATGACTGAAATCACCCTTCATGCTGCGCGGATAGGCAATTTGGAGGTACTCCAAGAATTAATCCGCCAAAACATAGATGTCAACTGCAGGGATGAAAAGGGCTTCACCCCGCTCATCATCGCCTGTTACAATAATCGAAAAGATGCCGCCAAATTATTGCTGGATGCTGGAGCTGATGTCAATGCACAGGACAATGGCGGTAATACCGCACTGATGGGCGTCGCCTTTAAAGGTTATGTAGAAATAGCCACTCTATTGATCGGTTATGGTGCCGATCTCGACCTACAGCATGGCAATGGTGGTACGGCACTGATGTTCGCTGCGATGTTCGGCAGAAATGATGTGTTACAGCTCTTACTGGAAAGTGGAGCTCAAAAGGATATCGTAGATGTCCGCGGTCTTTCGGTACTGGAGCTTGCTGCCCAACAGGGTAATGAGCGCGCCATCGCAATTTTAGAAGCTTAA
- a CDS encoding DUF6122 family protein has protein sequence MDLDRLQYLQPLVHYSLHFLVPGLLAYLFFREQWKRAWLIMIGTMLVDLDHLLATPIFDPGRCSIGYHPLHSYYAIAVYFILLFFPKTRIVAVGLLFHMLTDWQDCLWH, from the coding sequence ATGGATCTTGACAGATTACAGTACTTACAACCGCTCGTTCATTACAGCTTACATTTTTTAGTCCCAGGATTATTGGCTTATCTGTTTTTTAGAGAACAATGGAAACGGGCCTGGTTGATTATGATCGGTACGATGCTCGTGGATCTGGATCATTTGTTAGCGACACCGATCTTCGATCCGGGGCGCTGTAGCATAGGCTATCATCCACTGCACTCCTATTATGCCATTGCGGTGTACTTCATATTGCTATTTTTTCCGAAAACGCGCATTGTTGCTGTCGGATTACTCTTCCATATGTTGACCGATTGGCAAGACTGCCTATGGCATTAA
- a CDS encoding DUF6266 family protein — protein MAKKKGSPAQERVRAAFKAAIAYLVPLKDLVEKGYAEKAKRKKSFASALALGHLLRTAIHIVDGEPQVDPSKVLLSIGTVADVQVDQIHRYPDRIEVTHHWFPAAYSAADDYLTLCAYQVEKGYAFVNELTWKRREGKVILPLLSEFQDDGLHLYLMVAERTGQKYARSQYLGYST, from the coding sequence ATGGCTAAAAAAAAGGGCAGTCCTGCACAGGAGCGTGTACGGGCTGCATTTAAAGCGGCGATTGCCTACCTGGTTCCGCTGAAAGACTTGGTCGAGAAAGGCTATGCTGAAAAGGCTAAACGAAAAAAATCATTTGCATCAGCGCTCGCGCTGGGCCATCTGCTCCGTACGGCTATCCACATCGTGGATGGTGAGCCGCAGGTGGATCCATCTAAAGTGCTGCTGAGCATCGGTACAGTGGCTGATGTGCAGGTTGACCAGATACACCGTTACCCCGATCGGATTGAGGTGACACATCACTGGTTTCCTGCCGCATATAGTGCCGCCGATGATTACCTGACGCTCTGTGCCTATCAGGTAGAAAAAGGGTATGCTTTTGTCAATGAGCTGACCTGGAAGAGGCGGGAGGGCAAAGTCATCTTACCCTTGCTGAGCGAATTTCAGGATGATGGCCTGCACCTCTATCTGATGGTGGCAGAACGGACAGGACAAAAATATGCACGTTCGCAATATTTAGGTTATTCAACATGA
- a CDS encoding carboxymuconolactone decarboxylase family protein yields MNKNKPLRALLVFVLSITTVMIHAQHHTTELSGQQQGLINMAASTATGNMDQLHTALHKGLDAGLSQNEIKEALVQLYAYTGFPRSLNAIQMLMTVVDERKRRGIVDATGQEITVNNSTKDKYEQGRKVLEELTKTTQAKPAPGFGEFAPRMDAFLKEHLFADIFASDVLSYQQRELVTIAALASMPGVEAQLKSHIHMGKNTGITQHQLEQLAGIIETNVSTTQANTVRKLIDIPAVPVIKPDMMVRISEIAIQPEYLEAYQAILKEEAAASVALEPGVIAIFPMYQQEDPTQVRIVEIYADKEAYQSHLKTPHFEHYKSSTLPMVKSLKLIDMTHIDRDAMLEIFKKLQ; encoded by the coding sequence ATGAACAAAAACAAACCACTCAGGGCGCTACTCGTTTTTGTGCTCTCGATCACGACAGTGATGATACATGCACAACACCATACGACGGAGCTGTCTGGCCAGCAGCAGGGCCTAATCAACATGGCGGCTTCGACTGCAACCGGAAATATGGACCAGCTCCATACCGCACTCCACAAGGGTTTGGATGCAGGTCTTTCCCAGAATGAAATCAAAGAGGCACTGGTACAGCTCTACGCGTATACAGGTTTCCCCAGAAGCCTCAACGCGATCCAGATGTTGATGACTGTTGTGGATGAAAGAAAGCGCAGAGGCATAGTCGATGCAACTGGTCAGGAAATTACGGTCAACAACAGCACAAAGGACAAATACGAGCAAGGCAGAAAAGTGCTGGAAGAGCTGACAAAGACCACACAGGCTAAACCAGCGCCTGGCTTTGGCGAATTTGCCCCGCGCATGGATGCTTTTTTGAAAGAACATCTGTTTGCCGATATTTTTGCAAGCGATGTACTGAGTTATCAGCAAAGGGAACTGGTCACCATTGCTGCGCTGGCATCCATGCCCGGTGTAGAAGCACAGTTAAAGTCACATATCCATATGGGCAAGAATACCGGTATCACGCAGCATCAACTCGAACAACTGGCTGGAATCATCGAAACAAATGTGAGTACCACACAGGCTAATACCGTCAGGAAACTGATCGATATACCTGCGGTACCCGTAATCAAGCCGGATATGATGGTTCGGATCTCGGAAATAGCCATACAGCCCGAATATCTGGAAGCTTACCAAGCCATTCTGAAAGAGGAAGCCGCGGCTTCTGTTGCTCTGGAACCAGGGGTCATCGCGATCTTTCCGATGTACCAACAGGAAGATCCGACCCAAGTACGAATTGTAGAGATCTATGCCGATAAAGAAGCCTACCAATCCCACTTGAAGACTCCTCATTTTGAACACTATAAATCGTCTACACTGCCCATGGTCAAATCCTTAAAGCTGATTGATATGACCCATATCGATCGGGATGCGATGCTCGAAATTTTTAAAAAATTGCAGTAG
- a CDS encoding DUF5675 family protein: MMKMKHILLLQRMYGENGTNGTLTYRGELICHTIELPDRNNIPRISCIPTGQYRLQKRRYPRHGEQIGIPNVLGREAILIHAANDAQKELLGCIAPVTTLTGEGKGHASGQALAKLKALVYAFLEKGEEVYLVIK; the protein is encoded by the coding sequence ATGATGAAAATGAAACATATCCTGCTGCTCCAACGGATGTATGGAGAAAATGGAACTAATGGAACTTTGACCTATCGCGGTGAGCTGATCTGCCATACGATCGAACTGCCAGATCGCAATAATATTCCTCGGATCAGCTGCATCCCAACGGGTCAATATCGATTGCAAAAACGGCGCTACCCCAGACATGGGGAGCAGATCGGTATTCCGAATGTGCTGGGGCGGGAGGCGATCTTGATCCATGCTGCAAATGACGCGCAAAAAGAACTGTTGGGCTGTATCGCTCCGGTCACCACTCTCACAGGTGAAGGAAAAGGACATGCAAGCGGTCAAGCGCTGGCCAAACTCAAGGCGCTGGTCTATGCTTTTTTGGAAAAAGGTGAGGAGGTGTATTTGGTGATTAAGTGA
- a CDS encoding winged helix-turn-helix transcriptional regulator — protein sequence MGKKIKSIAPCDESCPVRASLSLLAGKWTLMILFQINENTVRYGELKRAVTGISEKMLIQELNMLVEHKLVTKKVYPQIPPKVEYSLTELGLKTLPIVDQLAQFGLQNLV from the coding sequence ATGGGAAAAAAAATAAAATCAATAGCTCCTTGTGACGAAAGTTGTCCTGTAAGAGCATCACTATCATTGTTGGCCGGTAAATGGACACTGATGATCCTATTCCAGATCAATGAAAATACGGTGCGCTATGGTGAACTCAAAAGAGCTGTCACCGGCATTAGTGAAAAGATGCTCATTCAAGAATTAAATATGCTTGTTGAGCATAAATTGGTCACGAAGAAAGTCTATCCCCAGATTCCTCCAAAAGTTGAATATAGCCTCACCGAATTAGGATTGAAAACCCTTCCGATAGTTGATCAGCTGGCTCAATTTGGTCTCCAAAATTTAGTCTAA
- the ligD gene encoding DNA ligase D, whose translation MALDQYREKRAQDKTTEPFGGQSSGQELRFVVQKHDASHLHYDFRLEMEGVLKSWAVPKGPSLDPDIKRLAMMVEDHPYDYRTFEGIIPKGQYGGGTVIVWDEGTYEPAEPVAGDLKKQEKELLKQLKAGKLKFKLNGEKLKGEFALVKAYGKSENSWLFMKLKDKYASKKDITLKDKSVISKKSIAQMEKSPDHVYGKKIIKKNSTAKDKPAGKKKAAARIDEQIADAGETERTDVDVAKLLKKAPKQAFYKRVEPMLATLTDQPFDHDGWLYEVKWDGYRAVSFLKGEEVEIKSRNDKSFNEKFYPIYQALKSMKLDAVLDGEVVVVGKEGHANFGALQNWRSEADGELLYYVFDILWYNGKDLTHLTLSERKGILEEILPESDLIRLSTPFYTSGIKFLESAKKMGLEGIMAKRMDSLYHSHSRTKDWLKIKANSRQEVLIGGFTKNEGSSKAFSSLLVGVYQDKDLVYTGKVGTGFSDKLQLELLEKFKKLTRKTSPFSTKPDVNKASRFRPDPPHADVTWLRPQLICEVSFTEMTADAVMRHPSFLGLREDKDPKSIVLEKEVSTRQVVDGSDDQITVASGKMKKTLLNPKDQTQVKKINKHELKFTNLDKIFWPKENIAKRDLINYYHQVAPYILPYLKDRPQSMNRFPDGITGEGFYFKNVTDSAPDWAETYLYTSETDDKDKQYLVGKDEATLLYMANLGCIEMNPWSSTVKKPDHPTFCIIDLDPGKNSFDQVIETAQVTKEILDSMHVPCYCKTSGSTGLHIYIPLNNKYTYDQSKEFARVIVTLINRQLPDYTTLERTIKDRKGKMYLDFLQNRPHATIAAAYSVRPKPGATVSMPLHWDEVKKGLKMSDFTIFNALERLESEGDIFKPVLGKGIDLKKIIDDYSKK comes from the coding sequence ATGGCTTTAGATCAATACCGAGAAAAACGAGCGCAGGATAAAACGACCGAACCCTTTGGAGGTCAATCTTCGGGTCAGGAATTACGGTTTGTGGTCCAGAAACATGATGCTTCCCACTTGCACTATGATTTTCGGCTGGAAATGGAGGGAGTACTCAAAAGTTGGGCTGTTCCGAAAGGCCCATCGCTCGATCCGGATATCAAGCGACTGGCCATGATGGTCGAAGATCACCCTTATGATTACAGGACTTTTGAAGGCATCATCCCAAAAGGACAATATGGGGGTGGTACGGTGATTGTTTGGGATGAAGGGACTTACGAACCTGCTGAACCGGTAGCGGGAGACCTCAAAAAACAAGAAAAAGAACTGCTAAAGCAGTTAAAAGCCGGCAAATTGAAATTTAAACTCAACGGTGAAAAGCTCAAAGGCGAATTTGCTCTGGTGAAAGCTTACGGGAAATCCGAAAACAGCTGGCTCTTCATGAAACTGAAGGATAAGTACGCCAGTAAGAAAGATATCACGCTAAAAGACAAGTCGGTTATTTCTAAAAAAAGTATTGCCCAGATGGAGAAGTCTCCTGATCACGTCTATGGCAAGAAAATCATCAAAAAAAATAGTACGGCAAAGGACAAGCCTGCTGGAAAGAAAAAAGCAGCTGCCCGTATCGACGAGCAGATCGCAGATGCTGGAGAAACGGAGCGAACGGATGTCGATGTAGCGAAACTACTGAAAAAGGCCCCCAAACAAGCATTTTATAAGCGCGTAGAACCGATGCTTGCGACACTTACGGACCAGCCTTTTGACCATGATGGGTGGCTGTACGAAGTAAAATGGGATGGCTATAGGGCCGTTTCATTTCTGAAAGGTGAAGAGGTCGAGATCAAATCACGCAATGATAAGAGCTTTAATGAAAAATTTTATCCCATCTATCAAGCCCTAAAGTCCATGAAGCTCGACGCGGTTTTAGATGGTGAAGTCGTTGTCGTAGGAAAAGAGGGCCATGCCAATTTTGGTGCCCTGCAGAACTGGCGAAGTGAAGCAGATGGAGAATTATTGTATTATGTCTTTGATATCTTATGGTACAACGGCAAGGACCTCACACACCTGACCTTGTCCGAAAGAAAGGGGATACTCGAAGAGATTTTGCCCGAAAGTGATCTTATCAGATTGAGCACTCCATTTTACACTTCAGGCATTAAATTTTTGGAATCGGCAAAGAAGATGGGACTGGAAGGGATTATGGCAAAACGCATGGATAGCCTTTATCATAGCCATAGCAGAACAAAAGACTGGTTGAAAATAAAAGCCAACAGCCGACAGGAGGTCTTAATTGGTGGTTTCACTAAAAATGAAGGTTCCAGTAAAGCATTCAGTAGCCTCCTCGTCGGTGTCTACCAAGACAAAGACCTGGTCTACACGGGCAAGGTGGGCACCGGTTTTAGTGACAAACTGCAACTGGAGCTGCTCGAAAAATTTAAAAAGCTGACCCGCAAAACTTCTCCCTTTAGTACAAAGCCCGATGTCAATAAAGCTTCGCGGTTTCGTCCAGATCCGCCGCATGCGGATGTTACGTGGCTGAGACCACAGCTCATCTGCGAAGTGAGCTTTACAGAAATGACAGCAGATGCTGTGATGCGCCATCCTTCATTTCTCGGTTTACGGGAAGATAAGGACCCCAAAAGCATCGTATTGGAAAAAGAGGTATCGACCCGTCAGGTTGTCGACGGATCGGATGATCAAATAACCGTAGCTTCAGGAAAAATGAAAAAGACTTTACTGAATCCGAAGGACCAAACACAGGTCAAAAAAATCAACAAACATGAACTCAAGTTCACCAACCTCGATAAGATTTTTTGGCCCAAAGAGAACATTGCAAAACGTGACCTGATCAATTACTACCATCAGGTGGCACCCTATATATTGCCCTATTTAAAAGATAGACCGCAGAGCATGAACCGTTTTCCCGACGGTATAACAGGGGAGGGATTTTATTTTAAAAATGTAACCGATAGTGCTCCCGATTGGGCAGAAACCTACTTATATACAAGCGAAACGGATGACAAAGACAAGCAGTACCTGGTCGGGAAAGATGAGGCGACTTTGCTGTATATGGCCAATCTAGGTTGTATCGAAATGAATCCCTGGAGCAGTACGGTCAAAAAACCGGACCATCCGACCTTTTGTATTATCGACCTTGACCCTGGTAAAAATTCATTTGATCAGGTCATCGAGACGGCACAGGTGACCAAAGAAATACTGGATAGCATGCATGTACCCTGCTACTGCAAAACAAGCGGCTCTACCGGTCTGCATATCTATATTCCTTTGAATAATAAATATACGTATGACCAGTCCAAAGAATTTGCCCGCGTCATCGTGACGCTCATCAATCGACAGCTTCCAGACTATACGACGTTGGAACGTACCATCAAGGACCGCAAAGGGAAGATGTACCTGGATTTTCTGCAGAATAGACCGCATGCTACCATTGCTGCTGCGTACTCGGTACGTCCAAAGCCCGGCGCAACGGTATCGATGCCCTTGCATTGGGACGAAGTGAAAAAAGGATTAAAGATGAGCGATTTCACCATTTTTAATGCACTGGAACGACTTGAAAGTGAAGGCGATATCTTTAAGCCAGTTTTGGGTAAAGGCATTGATCTCAAAAAGATCATCGATGACTACAGCAAAAAATAG
- a CDS encoding ferritin-like domain-containing protein translates to MKNETGTTPKFKMKTSVHSEPALNELFFDGIRDLYWAENHLLKTLPKMIKAATSAALSKAIENHLKETEGHVARLETIFDIMGKEPIAKKCNAMEGLAKEGEEIIESTEAGTATRDVGIILASQKVEHYEIASYGGLLQLAATLGLTEVATLLEQTLEEEKAADLILTEVAEEGVNYQASEES, encoded by the coding sequence ATGAAAAACGAAACGGGCACAACGCCAAAATTTAAAATGAAAACGTCGGTTCATTCTGAGCCTGCTTTAAATGAACTTTTTTTTGATGGCATCCGGGATCTGTATTGGGCCGAAAACCATCTCCTTAAAACCTTGCCGAAAATGATTAAAGCTGCTACCTCAGCAGCACTCAGCAAGGCCATCGAAAATCATCTGAAAGAGACAGAAGGACATGTTGCTAGGCTCGAAACGATATTTGATATCATGGGAAAAGAGCCAATTGCTAAAAAATGCAATGCCATGGAGGGCTTGGCCAAAGAAGGCGAAGAGATCATTGAAAGTACAGAAGCAGGGACGGCAACCCGTGATGTGGGTATTATACTAGCCTCCCAAAAAGTAGAACACTATGAAATTGCGAGTTATGGTGGTCTGCTGCAGCTTGCTGCCACACTGGGATTGACCGAGGTAGCGACACTCCTAGAGCAAACTTTGGAAGAAGAAAAAGCAGCTGATCTCATATTGACAGAAGTGGCCGAAGAAGGAGTTAATTATCAGGCATCAGAAGAATCGTAA
- a CDS encoding helix-turn-helix domain-containing protein has translation MDEIHRIDTVKQYNDSLGVDTLHPLVSVVDFDHMPTYHYFKRYMGIYAIFLKYIKCGDMRYGNQPYDYADGTLVFIAPGQVYGIEGEPIKPQGKALVFHPDLIANTHLGSKIKDYPFFSYAVHEALHLSKKERVAINDCFDKIAYETEQNLDKHSKTLLVSHIELFLNYCLRFYDRQFITRSHANKDILFRFEQLLDAYFRSKQPLKLGIPAVRYCADQLHLSANYFGDLIKKETGSTALDYIQSKIINEAKIMLGDNKKQISEVAQQLGFTYQQHFTRLFKQKTGVTPHEFRNSN, from the coding sequence ATGGATGAGATACACAGAATCGACACGGTCAAGCAGTATAATGACTCTTTAGGAGTAGACACCCTGCATCCGCTGGTCAGTGTCGTGGATTTTGACCACATGCCGACTTACCACTATTTTAAGAGGTATATGGGTATTTATGCCATTTTTTTGAAATATATTAAATGTGGTGACATGCGCTATGGCAATCAGCCTTATGATTATGCGGATGGTACCCTGGTCTTTATAGCTCCGGGTCAGGTCTACGGAATCGAGGGCGAGCCGATTAAGCCACAGGGCAAAGCATTGGTCTTTCATCCTGACTTAATTGCAAACACGCATCTGGGCAGTAAAATAAAAGATTATCCGTTCTTTTCTTACGCAGTGCATGAAGCGCTCCATCTTTCTAAAAAAGAAAGGGTGGCTATTAACGATTGTTTTGATAAAATTGCCTATGAAACTGAGCAGAACCTGGACAAACATAGCAAAACGCTGCTCGTTTCTCATATCGAACTCTTTCTGAACTATTGTCTACGTTTTTATGATCGACAGTTTATCACGCGTAGCCACGCAAACAAGGATATCCTCTTTAGATTTGAACAGCTATTAGATGCCTATTTTCGATCTAAACAACCGCTGAAATTGGGCATACCCGCTGTACGTTATTGCGCTGATCAGCTCCATCTCTCGGCCAACTATTTTGGCGATCTGATTAAAAAGGAAACCGGGAGTACGGCATTGGATTACATTCAATCTAAAATAATCAATGAAGCGAAAATCATGTTAGGGGACAACAAAAAACAGATCAGTGAAGTTGCACAACAGTTGGGATTCACTTATCAGCAACATTTTACTCGTCTTTTTAAGCAAAAAACGGGCGTGACACCACATGAATTTAGAAATTCGAATTAA
- a CDS encoding ferritin-like domain-containing protein, whose amino-acid sequence MDSKVNDPEMINDLIKINNDRIAGYRTALDLAHSMHIDDLGGIFAKYILQSERFITELTPHVIREGEEPTDSTMLSGKLFRLWMNIKVSVAGNDRKSLLESCEKGEDAFRDMYKKILAEDRESLSVPVQHLIGDQLSRQLVAHDEVKALRDQVLAAD is encoded by the coding sequence ATGGACAGTAAAGTAAATGATCCGGAAATGATCAACGATTTGATAAAAATTAATAATGATCGAATAGCTGGATATAGAACAGCTTTAGATCTCGCGCATAGTATGCATATAGACGATCTAGGTGGAATATTTGCAAAATATATCCTCCAATCGGAGCGATTTATCACTGAACTCACACCTCATGTGATACGAGAGGGAGAGGAGCCTACAGACAGCACCATGCTGAGCGGTAAGCTGTTTAGATTGTGGATGAATATAAAAGTAAGCGTCGCTGGAAACGATCGAAAAAGTTTACTAGAAAGTTGTGAAAAAGGGGAAGATGCCTTTAGAGATATGTACAAGAAAATATTAGCGGAGGATCGAGAATCATTGTCTGTCCCTGTTCAACATTTAATAGGAGATCAGTTGAGCCGTCAACTGGTTGCGCATGATGAGGTTAAAGCACTGCGAGATCAGGTGTTAGCAGCCGATTGA